One segment of Eulemur rufifrons isolate Redbay chromosome 4, OSU_ERuf_1, whole genome shotgun sequence DNA contains the following:
- the OR13G1 gene encoding olfactory receptor 13G1, protein MNHSIITEFIILGFTKNPELQGILFLVFLFIYLVAFLGNMLIVIAIIYNNTLHTPMYVFLLALAIVDIICTTSIIPEMLGTMLTPGKTISYGGCMSQLFFFTWSLGAEMVLFTTMAYDRYIAICFPLHYSTIMNRRMCVALLSTVMAIAVTNSWVHTGLILRLTFCGPNTIDHFFCEIPPLLALSCSPIRINEVMVYVADITLAIGDFTLTCISYGFIIAAILHIRTAEGKRKAFSTCSSHLMVVSLYYSPVIYTYIRPASSYTFEKDKVIAAFYALVTPALNPIVYSFRNKKMQAGIRKAFTFLKH, encoded by the coding sequence ATGAACCACAGCATCATAACTGAGTTCATCATTCTGGGCTTCACCAAAAACCCTGAACTCCAGGGAAttctcttccttgtttttctcttcatctaCCTTGTAGCTTTTCTTGGTAATATGCTTATTGTCATTGCTATAATCTATAACAACACCTTGCATACACCCATGTATGTTTTTCTTCTGGCATTGGCTATTGTGGACATCATCTGCACAACAAGCATCATACCAGAGATGCTTGGGACCATGCTAACACCAGGAAAGACCATTTCATATGGGGGCTGCATGTCCCAGCTCTTCTTCTTCACATGGTCGCTGGGGGCTGAGATGGTTCTCTTTACCACCATGGCCTATGATCGCTACATAGCCATCTGTTTCCCTCTTCATTACAGTACTATTATGAACCGCCGTATGTGTGTGGCCTTGCTCAGCACTGTCATGGCTATTGCAGTAACCAATTCCTGGGTGCACACAGGTCTCATCCTGAGGTTGACTTTCTGTGGGCCAAATACCATTGACCACTTCTTCTGCGAGATACCCCCACTATTGGCTTTGTCCTGCAGCCCCATAAGAATCAATGAAGTGATGGTGTATGTTGCTGATATCACTCTGGCCATAGGAGACTTTACCCTCACCTGCATCTCCTATGGGTTTATCATTGCTGCCATTCTCCACATCCGCACAGCAGAAGGCAAGCGGAAGGCATTCTCAACATGCTCATCCCACCTCATGGTGGTGTCCCTTTACTATTCCCCTGTAATCTACACATATATTCGCCCTGCTTCCAGCTACACATTTGAAAAGGACAAGGTGATAGCTGCATTCTATGCTCTTGTGACTCCCGCATTAAACCCAATTGTGTATAGCTTCCGTAACAAGAAAATGCAGGCAGGGATTAGGAAAGCGTTCACATTTCTAAAACATTAG